The Peribacillus simplex genome contains the following window.
CGCTGGTTGGGTGTTGATATCCGCGAAAATTTTACAGGGGAAGAATGTAACGAGTACACCTGGCATTAAAGATGATATGGAAAACGCAGGGGCAACTTGGATAGATGAGCCCGTCGTTGTAGATGGAAACCTTGTGTCAAGCAGACGTCCACCTGATCTGCCGGATTATTTAAGAGAATTGATAAACGTGATTGAAAAGGGTTAAATCCATAGTACGGTGAAAAACCACTTTTTCTTTTCATACCCGAATTTATTTTTAATACTGATTATGATACTTACTGAAATGCTAAAGATCATTCCCTTGATTGATCCTTAAACAAGTCAATAGACAAATTTCCTTTTGTCCCTACGACAGCATAATAGATGTCAATAACAGAAAGGTTTCTTTTTTTAAGTTCAGCCATTAACCATTCGTCATCGTAGGTTTGTTTGGATAAGTTTTCGTATAGGATCTTCCCATCATAGACCATCTCTATCGGTATAGTTCCAGCTGAGGACCGTATAGCCAAATCCTGTTTGGTGGTATTTTGGTATTGTGTTTTTTTTAATACAGAAAGGGAGCCATTTATCTCTAATATGGCACACTCCACTTCATCAAAATGGAAGATATCCTTGCCCCGCAAAGCCTGTTTAAGAGAATCCAGTGAATACCCCATTCGGTGCATGGACTCCTCAAGAATCTGTCCTTTCTGAATTAAGGCAACAGGTTCTCCAGCAATCCATTTTCCGAAGCGCGGATTTCGAACCGCTACAAGATTCAGTATAAAAACGACGGCACCCATAATAATCATTGCAAGGATAAAATACAAGAATTTAATTTTAATATTGAATGCTAGATTGCCTGCAATTGTCCCCATCGTAATTGAAGCGATATAAAGGTGATAGGTCCTTTGGGCAATCGTCTGTTTACCGAGCAGATGGACAAATACCCATAATAAAATAAAAGCTGTAAAGGTTCGAAAGATGATTTCAACAGATCCTGGCATGACTATTTCTCCCTTTTAAAAATCCCGACAGTCGTTTAATAGTATGTTCTTACAGCAAGCCCATTATTCTGTAATTTGGGTGCGAAAGTTGAAGAAGAATTAAGTTTTTTAGGGTCGTGGCCATATTTTAAATATTCCTTAAAAAGAGCGATTCTTTAATAAGGATTGGTTTTCTTCCTGAACGAAGGCATAAGTCAAAAATAGGTAGGGAAACTAATTGGAATTTTTTGTAATTAATTTGATCAACTATTAAAAATGAGGTATACCAGTTTACATGTCCCTTTTCAATAAACGGGACCCTATAGTTTTCGGCCTTGCATTTTTTTATATCGTTCACTGTTTCAATATGCATTCCTGAATCAGTATAATCACTGTGTGTTTCGAAAAAATCAACATAATTATGAAACGTACTTCCTTATAAATCAGGCATTCAAAATAAGTGAAATAGGAAGCAAGTAGCATATCGTTATTTGCTTCTTTTTATTTGGTGTCGAAAATCCATGGATATGTTTACTTAGTATTGATTTAGAACATTTTTCGAATAATAGTATCAAAATACTTTTTTGCACGGGGGTATGTTTTGAGTAATATTCGGGAGATATTCATTGACGATTTAAAATGCATTTATAAAAATTTCTTTGTTTGTATCGTTGTTGTGTTTCTTATGTTCATCCCATCCATTTATGCGTGGTTTAATATTGTTGCATCATGGGACCCATATGCAAATACGGAAGGAATCCTTGTCGGTGTTTCAAATAATGATAAAGGTGCGGAGTTAAATGGCGAAGCCGTAAACATAGGCAAGGAAGTCATAGAGGGGTTAAAGGGAAACAAAGATTTGGGCTGGAGATTCACAACTCAAAAAGAGGCGTTAGCAAAAGTGGAAAAGGGGGATTATTACGCATCCATCATCATTCCAGAGAATTTTTCGGAGCATATTGCGACAATCATGACCGATGACCCTATTAAAGCGGAGATTGATTATTATGTGAATGAAAAAATCAATTCCATTGCTCCTAAAATTACGGCAGCGGGGGCCAATAGCATTGTGGGAAATGTGAGCAAAAGCTTTATCAAATCAGCTAGCGGGAGTATTCTTGCAATCTTTAATGAACTGGGAATCACCTTGCAAAATGAGTTGCCGACAATTCAGAAAATGAAGAATATGGTGTATTTATTAGAGGGAGAACTTCCGGAGCTTGAACAA
Protein-coding sequences here:
- a CDS encoding DUF421 domain-containing protein — translated: MPGSVEIIFRTFTAFILLWVFVHLLGKQTIAQRTYHLYIASITMGTIAGNLAFNIKIKFLYFILAMIIMGAVVFILNLVAVRNPRFGKWIAGEPVALIQKGQILEESMHRMGYSLDSLKQALRGKDIFHFDEVECAILEINGSLSVLKKTQYQNTTKQDLAIRSSAGTIPIEMVYDGKILYENLSKQTYDDEWLMAELKKRNLSVIDIYYAVVGTKGNLSIDLFKDQSRE